One Azoarcus sp. DN11 DNA segment encodes these proteins:
- a CDS encoding ABC transporter substrate-binding protein, whose product MAFRKSVVAIVAALAAIPALAAEPLKIGMVLPMSGPFAAYGKQIENGARLYLKQNGDTLAGRKVELIVKDDTGIAPEISKRAAQELVVKDKVDILAGFGLTPSAFAAAPVSKEAKKPMIVMNAAASAITTKSDYILRVSHTLPQITAPVAEWAAKNKIRKVYTLVADFGPGQDAEAQFKKTFTAGGGEIVGEVRTPVKNPDFAPFLQKIKDVKPDAVFLFVPPGEQTIAFMKGFAERDLAKAGIRVIATGDLTEEDILDAVGDNALGIINSLQYSEVHDSPENKAYVQAYYKAYPKDRPNYMSVSGYDGMQLIAKTLEKTGGDASGDKFVAAAKGMSWVSPRGKIAIDAQTRDIVQTIYIRKVEKVAGKLQNVEFDKVVDLRDPGKQ is encoded by the coding sequence ATGGCATTCAGGAAATCCGTTGTTGCGATCGTTGCTGCGCTGGCCGCTATTCCGGCGCTCGCCGCCGAGCCGCTCAAGATCGGCATGGTGCTGCCGATGTCGGGCCCGTTCGCCGCCTACGGCAAGCAGATCGAGAACGGTGCGCGCCTGTACCTGAAGCAGAACGGCGACACGCTCGCCGGCCGCAAGGTCGAGCTGATCGTCAAGGACGACACCGGCATCGCGCCCGAGATCAGCAAGCGCGCCGCGCAGGAGCTGGTGGTCAAGGACAAGGTCGACATCCTCGCCGGCTTCGGCCTCACGCCGTCGGCCTTCGCCGCGGCGCCGGTGTCGAAGGAAGCGAAGAAGCCGATGATCGTGATGAACGCCGCCGCGTCCGCGATCACGACGAAGTCCGACTACATCCTGCGCGTCTCCCACACGCTGCCGCAGATCACCGCGCCCGTGGCCGAGTGGGCGGCGAAGAACAAGATCCGCAAGGTCTATACGCTGGTCGCCGACTTCGGCCCCGGCCAGGATGCCGAGGCGCAGTTCAAGAAGACCTTCACCGCCGGCGGCGGCGAGATCGTCGGCGAAGTGCGCACGCCGGTGAAGAACCCCGACTTCGCGCCCTTCCTGCAGAAGATCAAGGACGTGAAGCCCGATGCGGTCTTCCTCTTCGTGCCGCCGGGCGAGCAGACCATCGCCTTCATGAAGGGCTTCGCCGAGCGCGACCTCGCCAAGGCCGGCATCCGCGTGATCGCGACCGGCGACCTGACCGAGGAGGACATCCTCGACGCGGTCGGTGACAACGCGCTGGGCATCATCAACTCGCTGCAGTACTCCGAAGTGCATGACTCGCCGGAGAACAAGGCCTACGTCCAGGCCTACTACAAGGCCTATCCGAAGGACCGCCCGAACTACATGTCGGTGAGCGGCTACGACGGTATGCAGCTGATCGCCAAGACGCTGGAGAAGACCGGCGGCGACGCGAGCGGTGACAAGTTCGTCGCCGCGGCCAAGGGCATGAGCTGGGTCAGCCCGCGCGGCAAGATCGCCATCGACGCGCAGACGCGCGACATCGTGCAGACGATCTACATCCGCAAGGTCGAGAAGGTCGCCGGCAAGCTGCAGAACGTCGAGTTCGACAAGGTCGTGGACCTGCGCGATCCGGGCAAGCAGTAA
- a CDS encoding outer membrane protein OmpK: MKSKVIGRRSGAALIAGCCVALGMATGKSAFATESWQNTNVTVGYTTESKFDPVFGTGTADEKMTTVRLEHFGVHEYGDNYFFADTYYGKDVGSFNGFGAGSFGEQTRNQYFLVWNPRLSLSKITGANVSFGIIQDVYLAARLERGSYANFRANNFGIAFDLKLPGFSFFETDFYTRGARFTGDEGKTIRTLFWRTFAMLPFEVAGLKFTWSPLLLVNFNNKERDNTVFVQPDLWLKLNKHFDVGYRHEYATYSKTAGEGGGTYSRTTPTLLVRWNF; the protein is encoded by the coding sequence ATGAAGAGCAAGGTGATTGGACGGAGGTCCGGCGCTGCCTTGATTGCCGGGTGCTGTGTGGCTTTGGGGATGGCCACGGGGAAGAGTGCCTTCGCGACAGAAAGCTGGCAGAACACGAACGTGACGGTCGGCTATACGACCGAATCCAAGTTCGATCCGGTTTTCGGCACCGGCACGGCCGACGAGAAAATGACGACCGTGCGCCTCGAGCATTTTGGCGTGCATGAGTATGGCGACAATTATTTCTTTGCTGACACCTACTACGGCAAGGACGTTGGAAGCTTCAATGGATTCGGCGCGGGCTCGTTCGGCGAGCAGACCAGGAATCAGTATTTTCTGGTGTGGAATCCGCGCCTGAGCCTTTCCAAAATCACCGGTGCGAATGTCTCGTTCGGGATCATCCAGGACGTGTATCTCGCAGCGCGCCTCGAACGGGGCTCCTATGCGAACTTCCGCGCAAACAATTTCGGTATCGCGTTCGACCTGAAACTGCCCGGTTTCAGCTTCTTCGAAACCGATTTCTACACGCGCGGCGCGCGCTTCACCGGCGACGAAGGGAAGACCATCCGCACCCTGTTCTGGCGCACGTTTGCCATGCTGCCGTTCGAAGTAGCGGGGCTGAAATTCACCTGGTCGCCGCTGCTGCTGGTGAATTTCAACAATAAGGAGCGCGACAACACGGTCTTCGTCCAGCCCGACCTGTGGCTGAAACTCAACAAGCATTTCGACGTCGGCTACCGCCACGAGTACGCCACCTACAGCAAGACGGCGGGCGAGGGCGGCGGCACGTACTCGCGCACGACTCCGACGCTGCTGGTGCGCTGGAACTTCTGA
- a CDS encoding branched-chain amino acid ABC transporter permease produces MTVIFDGIASGMLLFLISVGLSVTLGLMNFVNLAHGAFAMLGGYVCVTLLNRAGVPFLASLPVAALATALVGVVLERTLYRRLYAATHLDQVLFSIGLVFMSIAGAHYFFGAQQQPMVLPQFLQGQINLPGLDIGIYRLFLVVLSLAIAYGLNRLVRGTRFGAQLRAAVDNPRAARGIGINVERIFTLTFALGTALAGLGGALGVEMLGLDPSFPVKYIVYFLIVVAVGGSGNIMGSLVASLILGVVDVAGKYYVPQIGAFVIYAVMVVMLIVRPQGLFGRRAAR; encoded by the coding sequence ATGACCGTCATTTTCGACGGCATCGCCTCGGGGATGTTGCTGTTCCTGATCAGCGTCGGCCTCTCGGTCACGCTCGGTCTGATGAACTTCGTCAACCTCGCGCATGGTGCCTTCGCGATGCTGGGCGGCTACGTCTGCGTGACGCTGCTCAACCGCGCCGGCGTGCCTTTCCTCGCCTCGCTGCCCGTCGCCGCGCTGGCGACCGCGCTCGTCGGCGTCGTGCTCGAGCGCACGCTGTACCGCCGCCTGTACGCCGCCACCCACCTCGACCAGGTGCTGTTCTCGATCGGCCTGGTGTTCATGTCGATCGCCGGCGCGCACTACTTCTTCGGCGCGCAGCAGCAGCCGATGGTGCTGCCGCAGTTCCTGCAGGGGCAGATCAACCTGCCGGGGCTCGACATCGGCATCTACCGCCTGTTCCTCGTCGTGCTGAGCCTCGCGATCGCGTACGGCCTCAACCGCCTCGTGCGCGGCACGCGCTTCGGCGCGCAGCTGCGCGCCGCGGTCGACAACCCGCGCGCCGCGCGCGGCATCGGCATCAACGTCGAGCGCATCTTCACGCTGACCTTCGCCCTCGGCACCGCGCTCGCGGGCCTGGGCGGGGCGCTCGGCGTCGAGATGCTGGGCCTCGATCCGAGCTTCCCGGTCAAGTACATCGTGTACTTCTTGATCGTCGTCGCGGTCGGCGGCAGTGGCAACATCATGGGCTCGCTCGTCGCGTCGTTGATCCTCGGTGTCGTCGACGTCGCCGGCAAATATTACGTGCCGCAGATCGGCGCCTTCGTGATCTACGCGGTCATGGTGGTGATGCTGATCGTCCGCCCGCAAGGCCTGTTCGGCCGCCGCGCCGCCCGCTAA
- a CDS encoding branched-chain amino acid ABC transporter permease — MQATLALDLAPIARADRWRPAELAFWLIPVAAYFIFPENLVLLTQIAITALFCLSLDLILGYAGIVSLGHAAFFGLGAYAAGLLAAHGWGDPLIGLAVAAVVTAVLGYVTSFLVLRGADLTRLMVTLGVSMMLYEIANKLTDITGGVDGLQGMEVLPVLGQFEFDLYGKTAYWYAVAVLFVLFWIARKLVHSPFGLSLKGIRLNAGRMPALGAPVNGRLSTVYTIGAAYAGIAGALLAQTTQFVALDVLAFNRSAELLLILVLGGSGSLYGALLGTIVFMSAHHLLSDLNPQYWQFWLGALLVVIVLFARDGVMGGLRRFGARLGRIQQ, encoded by the coding sequence ATGCAAGCCACCCTCGCCCTGGACCTCGCGCCGATCGCGCGCGCGGACCGCTGGCGGCCGGCCGAACTCGCGTTCTGGCTGATCCCCGTTGCGGCCTACTTCATCTTTCCCGAGAACCTCGTGCTGCTGACGCAGATCGCGATCACCGCGCTGTTCTGCCTGTCGCTCGACCTGATCCTCGGCTACGCCGGCATCGTCTCGCTCGGCCACGCGGCCTTCTTCGGCCTGGGCGCCTACGCGGCGGGGCTGCTGGCCGCGCACGGCTGGGGCGACCCGCTGATCGGGCTCGCCGTCGCGGCCGTCGTGACCGCCGTGCTCGGCTACGTGACGAGCTTCCTCGTGCTGCGCGGCGCCGACCTCACGCGCCTGATGGTCACGCTCGGCGTTTCGATGATGCTGTACGAGATCGCCAACAAGCTCACCGACATCACCGGCGGCGTCGACGGCCTGCAGGGCATGGAAGTGCTGCCGGTGCTCGGGCAGTTTGAGTTCGACCTCTACGGCAAGACCGCCTACTGGTACGCGGTCGCGGTGCTGTTCGTGCTGTTCTGGATTGCCCGCAAGCTCGTGCATAGCCCTTTCGGCCTGAGCCTGAAAGGCATCCGCCTCAACGCCGGCCGCATGCCTGCGCTCGGCGCACCGGTGAACGGGCGGCTCTCGACGGTCTACACGATCGGCGCCGCCTACGCGGGCATCGCGGGCGCGCTGCTCGCGCAGACGACCCAGTTCGTCGCGCTGGACGTGCTCGCCTTCAACCGCTCGGCCGAGCTGCTGCTGATCCTCGTGCTCGGCGGCTCCGGCAGCCTCTACGGCGCGCTGCTCGGCACCATCGTGTTCATGTCGGCGCACCACCTGCTGTCCGACCTCAACCCCCAGTACTGGCAGTTCTGGCTCGGCGCGCTGCTCGTCGTGATCGTGCTGTTTGCGCGTGACGGCGTGATGGGTGGATTGCGCCGCTTCGGTGCCAGACTCGGGAGGATTCAGCAATGA
- a CDS encoding cytosine permease, whose amino-acid sequence MSNHGSDAADLEEMLQPIPEHRRTKSVWGQFWIWSGANVAPINWILGALGINLGLSLADTITVLVAGNLLGMLGFGAFVLLGQRTGVTGMVLSRAAFGRHGAYLPAAIQALLAVGWSAVNTWIILDLVMALFGQLGWVDPTAENFWWRLSTAAIIMTTQVVICYIGYRAIAAFEKWTVPPTVLVLVAMSVVAWTQFDINWAYAGPEGKVLAGMPRLAAMSAVMTAIGIGWGIGWFTYAPDYSRFVSTTVCKTRLYLASTLGQFIPVVWLGVLGATLATKSGSADPGALIVSNFGVLAIPVLALVIHGPIATNIINLYTFGVAAQAMDIKISRHKLSIMVGVFAMLAVMFFMKQDNFAHALDAWLISIVAWVAAWGGIMGVHCFVFERNTRNFDFLFEGPESRHMRKFNPAAMVAFFGGLGCTYLFMYGIIPLFQGPFAVAMGGVDLSWLAGGANSAILYYVLGRRYALRYSQGARARAAKGHVAGVQLARGRA is encoded by the coding sequence ATGAGTAACCATGGAAGCGACGCCGCTGACCTTGAAGAGATGCTGCAACCGATCCCCGAGCATCGGCGAACCAAATCCGTTTGGGGGCAATTCTGGATCTGGTCGGGGGCAAACGTTGCGCCCATCAACTGGATTCTGGGCGCACTCGGGATAAACCTCGGACTCTCGCTCGCGGACACGATCACCGTCCTTGTGGCCGGCAACCTGCTTGGAATGCTTGGCTTTGGCGCCTTTGTGTTGCTTGGGCAGCGAACCGGCGTCACCGGAATGGTGCTTTCGCGTGCCGCGTTCGGTCGGCATGGGGCCTACCTCCCGGCCGCCATTCAGGCATTGCTCGCAGTCGGCTGGTCGGCGGTGAATACCTGGATCATTCTCGATCTGGTGATGGCACTCTTCGGCCAACTTGGCTGGGTCGATCCGACCGCGGAAAATTTCTGGTGGCGTCTGTCGACGGCAGCGATCATCATGACCACCCAAGTCGTCATTTGCTACATCGGGTATCGGGCCATTGCCGCCTTCGAAAAATGGACCGTTCCGCCTACGGTGCTGGTGCTTGTGGCAATGAGCGTCGTTGCCTGGACCCAGTTCGATATCAACTGGGCATACGCAGGACCCGAAGGCAAGGTGCTGGCCGGCATGCCGCGACTCGCGGCCATGAGTGCCGTGATGACCGCCATCGGCATTGGCTGGGGAATCGGCTGGTTCACGTATGCACCGGACTATTCGCGCTTTGTGTCGACCACTGTGTGCAAGACGCGCCTTTATCTTGCCAGTACGCTCGGTCAATTCATCCCCGTGGTGTGGTTGGGCGTGCTGGGCGCGACCCTGGCAACGAAGAGTGGAAGCGCCGACCCCGGCGCACTGATCGTCTCCAATTTCGGGGTGCTCGCGATCCCTGTGCTGGCGCTCGTCATTCACGGCCCGATTGCCACCAACATCATCAACCTCTATACATTCGGCGTGGCGGCTCAGGCCATGGATATCAAGATCTCCAGGCACAAGCTGTCGATCATGGTCGGCGTCTTCGCAATGTTGGCGGTCATGTTCTTCATGAAACAGGACAACTTCGCACACGCGCTTGATGCGTGGCTGATCTCCATCGTGGCATGGGTTGCCGCCTGGGGCGGCATCATGGGGGTGCATTGCTTCGTGTTTGAACGCAATACCAGGAATTTCGACTTCCTCTTCGAGGGGCCGGAATCCCGGCACATGCGAAAATTCAATCCGGCGGCGATGGTGGCGTTCTTTGGCGGTCTGGGATGCACGTATCTGTTCATGTACGGAATCATTCCGCTGTTTCAAGGCCCCTTTGCCGTGGCAATGGGTGGAGTCGATCTTTCCTGGCTCGCCGGCGGCGCAAACTCTGCAATTCTCTACTATGTGTTGGGCCGTCGGTACGCGCTGCGTTACTCACAAGGGGCAAGGGCACGAGCAGCGAAGGGACACGTAGCGGGGGTACAACTGGCAAGGGGCAGAGCCTGA
- a CDS encoding ABC transporter ATP-binding protein — protein sequence MTTYALQTRNLVKKFGGFVATNDVSLNVEAGARHALIGPNGAGKTTLINLLTGFLEPTSGDVILNGEPVTHLAQHQRVKRGLARTFQINRLFADLTVLESVTMAVNERIGIGARFWRPIGAYAEAVDEAAQLLATLRLLDLAHEKTRNLAYGKQRLIEIALALAMKPRVLLLDEPAAGVPTSESRELFETIAALPRDVTILLIEHDMDLVFRFADQISVLVSGALLTGGTPDEIAVNPKVKEVYLGEAISV from the coding sequence ATGACCACCTACGCCCTGCAAACGCGCAACCTCGTCAAGAAGTTCGGCGGCTTCGTCGCGACCAACGACGTCAGCCTGAACGTCGAGGCCGGCGCGCGCCACGCGCTGATCGGCCCCAACGGCGCCGGCAAGACGACGCTGATCAACCTGCTCACCGGTTTTCTCGAACCGACGAGCGGCGACGTCATCCTCAACGGCGAGCCCGTCACGCATCTCGCCCAGCACCAGCGCGTGAAACGCGGCCTCGCGCGCACCTTCCAGATCAACCGCCTGTTCGCCGACCTGACGGTGCTCGAATCGGTGACGATGGCGGTGAACGAGCGCATCGGCATCGGCGCGCGCTTCTGGCGCCCGATCGGCGCCTACGCCGAAGCCGTCGACGAAGCGGCACAGCTCCTCGCGACCCTGCGCCTGCTGGATCTCGCGCACGAAAAGACGCGCAACCTCGCGTACGGCAAGCAGCGCCTGATCGAGATCGCCCTGGCGCTCGCGATGAAGCCGCGCGTGCTGCTCCTCGACGAACCCGCCGCCGGCGTGCCGACCTCCGAGAGCCGCGAGCTCTTCGAGACCATCGCCGCACTGCCGCGCGACGTCACGATCCTGCTTATCGAGCACGACATGGACCTCGTCTTCCGCTTCGCCGACCAGATCTCGGTGCTCGTCAGCGGCGCGCTCCTCACCGGCGGCACGCCCGACGAGATCGCCGTCAATCCGAAAGTCAAGGAAGTCTATCTGGGGGAGGCGATCAGTGTCTGA
- a CDS encoding creatininase: MKSVHISELAWPEYDALVRDGRTPVLIPVGALEQHGPHMSMNPDVLLPTAISERVADRIGALVAPPIAYGYKSQQKSGGGNHMPGTTSLDGLTVTSTIRDVLKELARHGVRRTVLVNGHYENSAFIVEGVDLAQRELRWDGIRDFSTVVLSYWDFVTQEAIDAIYQGEFPGWAVEHGGVLETSLMLHLHPHLVDMEKVCDHAPAQFPPYDFFPIKPEWTPASGCLSSAKRASAQHGETLLKVCVDGISRELARAFD, encoded by the coding sequence ATGAAAAGCGTGCACATTTCCGAACTCGCATGGCCGGAATACGATGCGCTGGTCCGCGACGGCCGGACTCCGGTGCTGATTCCGGTCGGTGCCCTCGAGCAGCACGGCCCGCACATGTCGATGAACCCGGACGTGCTGCTCCCGACTGCGATTTCCGAGCGCGTCGCTGACCGCATCGGCGCGCTCGTCGCACCTCCGATCGCCTACGGCTACAAATCGCAGCAGAAGAGTGGTGGCGGAAACCACATGCCGGGCACCACGAGTCTGGATGGCCTGACCGTAACCTCGACGATCCGCGACGTCCTGAAGGAACTTGCACGTCATGGCGTGCGGCGGACGGTTCTCGTCAATGGCCATTACGAGAATTCGGCATTCATTGTCGAAGGGGTCGATCTGGCCCAGCGCGAATTACGCTGGGATGGCATCCGCGATTTCTCTACCGTGGTTCTCTCGTATTGGGATTTCGTCACGCAGGAGGCGATCGACGCCATCTACCAGGGCGAGTTTCCGGGCTGGGCGGTCGAGCACGGCGGGGTGCTGGAAACCTCGTTGATGCTCCATCTGCATCCGCACCTGGTCGATATGGAGAAGGTCTGCGATCACGCGCCGGCGCAATTTCCCCCGTACGACTTCTTCCCGATCAAGCCCGAATGGACACCTGCATCCGGTTGCCTGTCGTCGGCGAAACGCGCGAGCGCGCAGCATGGCGAGACGCTGCTGAAGGTTTGCGTTGACGGCATCAGCCGCGAACTGGCACGCGCGTTCGACTGA
- a CDS encoding ABC transporter ATP-binding protein: MSELLKLENVRAGYGDAVVLEDISFSLGEGDSLALLGRNGMGKTTLLSTLMGAARQHSGSLRFAGEDLAIVPAHARAHRGLGWVPQERDIFPSLTVEENLTVVATSGHWNLQRVYDMFPRLKERRANMGNELSGGEQQMLAMGRALMLNPKLLLLDEPLEGLAPLIVQELLSIIRRLTEEGGMAVILVEQHARQILPLTRQALVLERGRAVYLGDSETLRADRDLLDSWLGVAAH, from the coding sequence GTGTCTGAGCTCCTGAAACTCGAAAACGTGCGCGCCGGCTACGGCGACGCCGTGGTGCTGGAGGACATCTCCTTCAGCCTGGGCGAAGGCGACAGCCTTGCGCTGTTGGGCCGCAACGGCATGGGCAAGACGACCCTGCTGTCGACGCTGATGGGCGCCGCGCGCCAGCATTCCGGCTCGCTGCGCTTTGCCGGCGAAGACCTCGCGATCGTCCCCGCGCACGCCCGTGCCCATCGCGGCCTCGGCTGGGTGCCGCAGGAACGCGACATCTTCCCGTCGCTCACCGTCGAGGAGAACCTCACCGTCGTCGCCACGTCCGGCCACTGGAACCTGCAGCGCGTCTACGACATGTTCCCGCGCCTGAAGGAACGGCGCGCGAACATGGGCAACGAGCTCTCGGGCGGCGAGCAGCAGATGCTCGCGATGGGCCGCGCGCTGATGCTGAACCCCAAGCTGCTGCTGCTCGATGAGCCGCTCGAAGGTCTCGCGCCGCTGATCGTGCAGGAGCTGCTGTCGATCATCCGCCGCCTCACCGAGGAAGGCGGCATGGCCGTGATCCTCGTCGAGCAGCACGCCCGCCAGATCCTGCCGCTGACCCGCCAGGCCCTCGTGCTCGAGCGCGGCCGCGCCGTGTACCTCGGCGACAGCGAAACCCTGCGCGCCGACCGTGACCTCCTCGACAGCTGGCTCGGCGTCGCCGCGCACTGA
- a CDS encoding CBS domain-containing protein — protein MTNRCIANIIEGQDPLVLQPDATVQLACRRMCERSVGAVLVTDRAQHLIGIFTGRDAARMMGEGGDAGTARLDAAMTPHPVTIKPDSHAIDALRLMRDGGFRHLPVVVDGKLLGIVTRSDFEGLELDRIEVENALWERIC, from the coding sequence ATGACCAATCGATGCATCGCGAACATCATCGAGGGACAGGATCCGCTCGTCCTCCAGCCGGACGCAACGGTGCAACTGGCGTGCCGGAGAATGTGCGAGCGCAGCGTGGGTGCAGTGCTGGTCACCGATCGCGCGCAGCATCTGATCGGGATATTCACCGGCCGCGACGCTGCACGCATGATGGGAGAGGGAGGCGACGCGGGCACAGCGCGCCTCGACGCCGCGATGACGCCGCACCCCGTGACGATCAAGCCCGACTCCCATGCGATCGACGCGCTGAGGCTGATGAGAGACGGTGGCTTCCGTCACCTGCCCGTCGTCGTCGACGGCAAGTTGCTCGGGATCGTCACGCGCTCGGATTTCGAGGGGCTGGAGCTCGACCGCATCGAGGTGGAAAACGCGCTCTGGGAACGGATCTGCTGA
- a CDS encoding GlxA family transcriptional regulator: protein MSNATSGQGPGHWAGRGGDRPIRFGFLLVPDFTLIGFGAAVDPLRLANMVAKRKLYEFVTLTKDGEPVRSSAGVCVQPDRAATDVADLDGVFVVGPNPLPSASAEPILRWLRALASRGVALGGIDTGSYFLACAGLLDGYRSTIHWEDMDALLDRFPRLVVSNKIYEVDRNRCSCSGGIAPVEMMIHLIGLGGGGRKVATAVAELLIYDRRGPDEKQKTSLRDVSNASHPKLVEAIKLMECNIEEPLSMEELAAHMQFSARQLERLFRETLNCTPRQYYLQIRLERARQLLTRTNRPIADIVMACGFVSFAHFSHRYNAGFGISPSAERRRQTAPEVRTDASV, encoded by the coding sequence ATGAGCAACGCGACTTCCGGCCAGGGGCCGGGCCACTGGGCCGGACGGGGCGGCGACAGGCCGATCCGCTTCGGCTTCCTTCTCGTTCCCGACTTCACGCTGATCGGTTTCGGTGCGGCGGTGGACCCGCTGCGCCTGGCGAACATGGTCGCCAAGCGCAAACTCTACGAGTTTGTGACCTTGACGAAGGACGGTGAGCCCGTGCGTTCGAGCGCGGGCGTCTGCGTGCAGCCCGACCGTGCGGCGACCGACGTGGCCGACCTCGACGGTGTCTTCGTTGTCGGACCCAATCCGCTGCCGAGCGCTAGCGCCGAGCCCATTCTGCGTTGGCTGCGCGCGCTCGCGAGCCGGGGTGTCGCGTTGGGCGGCATCGATACGGGCAGCTACTTCCTCGCTTGCGCGGGGCTGCTCGATGGCTACCGCAGCACGATCCACTGGGAAGACATGGATGCGCTGCTCGACCGCTTTCCGCGCCTGGTCGTGTCGAACAAGATCTACGAGGTCGACCGCAACCGTTGCTCGTGCAGCGGCGGGATCGCGCCGGTGGAGATGATGATCCACCTGATCGGTCTCGGCGGCGGCGGGCGCAAGGTGGCGACGGCGGTGGCCGAACTGCTGATCTACGACCGTCGCGGCCCGGACGAGAAGCAGAAGACCTCGTTGCGCGACGTCTCGAACGCGTCGCATCCGAAGCTCGTCGAGGCGATCAAGCTGATGGAGTGCAACATCGAGGAACCGCTCTCGATGGAAGAACTCGCCGCGCACATGCAGTTCTCCGCGCGCCAGCTCGAACGCCTGTTCCGCGAGACGCTCAACTGCACGCCGCGTCAGTACTACCTGCAGATCCGCCTCGAACGTGCGCGCCAGCTCCTCACGCGCACCAACCGTCCGATCGCTGACATCGTGATGGCCTGCGGCTTCGTGTCCTTCGCGCACTTCTCGCACCGCTACAACGCCGGTTTCGGTATCTCGCCCAGCGCGGAGCGGCGGCGGCAGACGGCGCCCGAGGTCCGGACCGACGCGTCGGTCTGA
- a CDS encoding hemerythrin domain-containing protein translates to MNALDIIHDEHRALGAVLQALGFVLDGIRDGRFEPDFALLAAMIEYITQVPDKLHHPKEDDYLFVKMRERIPAAAALLDQLEAEHAEGARRTAALRGALVHYQGIGPAVFAEFEAAARTYLAASWSHVNREETELLPLARTGLAAQDWAEIDAAFEANKSPWSGPAGEFRALFSRIVNMVPSPMGVGASAAARG, encoded by the coding sequence ATGAATGCCCTGGACATCATCCACGACGAACACCGCGCCCTCGGCGCCGTCCTGCAGGCCTTAGGCTTCGTGCTCGACGGCATCCGCGACGGCCGTTTCGAGCCCGACTTCGCGCTGCTGGCGGCGATGATCGAATACATCACGCAAGTGCCGGACAAGCTGCACCACCCGAAGGAGGACGACTACCTCTTCGTGAAGATGCGTGAACGCATTCCCGCCGCGGCGGCGCTGCTGGACCAGCTCGAAGCCGAACACGCCGAAGGCGCGCGCCGCACCGCCGCCTTGCGTGGGGCGCTCGTGCACTACCAAGGCATCGGCCCCGCCGTGTTCGCCGAGTTCGAGGCGGCCGCGCGCACCTATCTCGCGGCCTCCTGGAGCCACGTCAATCGCGAGGAGACCGAACTCCTGCCACTCGCGCGCACGGGGCTTGCGGCGCAGGACTGGGCCGAGATCGACGCCGCTTTCGAAGCCAACAAGAGCCCGTGGTCCGGTCCTGCGGGGGAATTCCGGGCGCTGTTCTCGCGCATCGTGAACATGGTCCCATCCCCCATGGGGGTCGGCGCTTCCGCCGCCGCACGGGGGTGA